From one Candidatus Neomarinimicrobiota bacterium genomic stretch:
- a CDS encoding RNA-binding protein codes for MNIYVGNLNYQVTDNQLRSAFENYGEVSSAEVTTDRNSGSSKGFGFIKMPSREEGEAAVKALLGKEISGRPMVVSEAQSKK; via the coding sequence ATGAATATATATGTTGGAAATCTAAACTATCAGGTCACGGATAATCAATTGCGAAGTGCCTTTGAAAATTATGGTGAAGTTTCTTCTGCTGAAGTAACCACAGATCGTAACAGCGGTAGCTCAAAAGGTTTTGGTTTTATCAAAATGCCCTCTAGAGAAGAAGGCGAGGCAGCTGTTAAAGCATTGTTAGGGAAAGAAATAAGTGGACGGCCAATGGTTGTGAGTGAAGCGCAATCCAAAAAATAA
- a CDS encoding type II toxin-antitoxin system RelE/ParE family toxin → MYSLIFLDKANDELSKIDPIWQKRIKVKLNILTQNPAAISNRISPLKGKKYKGMARLRVGSYRIIIQNKDKELIILIVRVAHRKDVYR, encoded by the coding sequence GTGTATTCGCTAATATTTTTAGATAAAGCGAATGATGAATTATCTAAAATCGATCCAATTTGGCAAAAGAGAATAAAAGTCAAACTCAATATTCTTACTCAAAACCCTGCTGCAATATCGAATAGAATCTCCCCATTGAAAGGGAAAAAATATAAGGGCATGGCTAGGCTTCGAGTGGGGTCATATCGGATCATAATCCAAAATAAGGATAAAGAATTAATTATATTGATCGTCCGGGTTGCGCACCGAAAAGATGTGTATAGATAG
- a CDS encoding type II toxin-antitoxin system prevent-host-death family antitoxin translates to MQSIAVSDLRANLMKVLKSIEKGLSLSITSRGKEVAKLVPPGYPKIVAQYKLSEISETAKIHDIITPFKEEWGKAN, encoded by the coding sequence ATGCAATCCATCGCAGTGAGTGATTTGAGGGCCAATCTAATGAAAGTATTAAAAAGCATTGAAAAGGGGCTTTCCCTCTCCATTACATCCCGGGGTAAAGAAGTTGCAAAACTTGTGCCGCCGGGATATCCCAAAATAGTTGCGCAATATAAATTATCAGAAATAAGTGAAACAGCCAAAATTCATGATATCATTACTCCATTTAAAGAGGAGTGGGGAAAGGCTAATTGA
- a CDS encoding uracil-DNA glycosylase has product MSALYQEVVGCKTCPRIVEFRTKVAREKRKQFMDWTYWGKPIAGYGDPSAELLLVGLAPAAHGGNRTARVFTGDKSADFLMKCLHAEGLANQSNSDSLDDGLELKSAFMTTVLKCVPPQDKPTAEELRNCAPFFGTEMKLMKNIKIILALGKIGFDGALKHFRQDYDLKMKDYSFGHDKQYVLPNGMILWGSYHPSPRNVNTGRMNFDMMTELLRKIKRELKQ; this is encoded by the coding sequence ATGTCGGCACTGTACCAAGAAGTTGTGGGTTGTAAGACATGTCCGAGGATTGTTGAATTCCGAACCAAGGTTGCCCGTGAAAAAAGAAAACAATTCATGGATTGGACCTACTGGGGTAAACCGATAGCAGGGTATGGGGATCCTAGTGCAGAATTATTATTAGTAGGATTAGCACCGGCGGCCCATGGTGGCAATCGAACTGCCCGTGTATTTACCGGCGATAAATCAGCTGATTTTCTTATGAAATGCCTCCATGCAGAAGGACTCGCGAATCAATCCAATTCTGATTCTCTTGACGATGGTTTAGAATTGAAAAGCGCATTCATGACAACAGTATTAAAATGCGTGCCGCCACAGGATAAACCTACCGCAGAGGAATTGCGAAATTGCGCGCCATTTTTTGGGACAGAAATGAAATTGATGAAAAACATTAAGATAATCCTTGCCCTGGGAAAAATTGGTTTTGATGGTGCTTTGAAACACTTTCGACAAGATTATGATCTTAAAATGAAGGACTATTCCTTTGGCCACGACAAACAATATGTTTTACCGAATGGTATGATTCTTTGGGGGAGCTACCATCCAAGCCCAAGAAATGTAAATACAGGGCGAATGAATTTTGATATGATGACAGAATTATTACGAAAAATTAAAAGGGAATTAAAGCAATGA
- a CDS encoding type II toxin-antitoxin system VapC family toxin has translation MVADTHVIIWDALAPDKLSNKARKVFDEANDSEGILFCDISLWEISMLIDKERLIIDVPFLEFIELLSLSRNYIFQPITPEIADQSIKFGLGPISDPADRLISATSIFSGSPLVTADKNIRESENVHTIW, from the coding sequence ATTGTTGCTGATACCCATGTAATAATATGGGATGCATTGGCACCAGATAAACTAAGTAATAAAGCTCGAAAAGTATTTGATGAAGCCAATGATTCGGAGGGCATTTTATTTTGCGATATTTCTCTATGGGAAATATCGATGCTTATTGATAAAGAGCGGTTGATAATAGATGTACCCTTTCTCGAGTTTATTGAATTATTGTCTTTAAGTCGGAATTATATATTCCAACCCATCACCCCGGAAATTGCTGATCAATCCATAAAATTTGGATTGGGACCAATCTCTGATCCGGCCGATAGGCTTATTTCCGCGACATCAATATTTTCAGGATCGCCATTGGTAACAGCAGATAAAAATATTCGTGAGTCAGAGAATGTTCATACAATTTGGTAA
- a CDS encoding S9 family peptidase, which translates to MIRKTIITISIISCVFGEGKRLSFNDVQGKSPFKHARLGMMVWFPNENAYLAWGKDAHKGDIVQVTFPEKDTTEFLDSSAFYIDGKKLKVDRFSFDKTGTKLLFLSDREKIWRHSYLGTYHVLDIDSKQIHSVSSDNTNLRNVKFSPDGNKVAYVRNDNNLFVYNLVKKKEKQLTSSGSDLIYNGHFGWVYEEEWGSFDGYRWSQDSRSIAYWEEDQSQVPVFTMFDELSLYPTMQQIRYPKAGQTNPTMKIFVVDVKKGRRKSMDIGDTNDAYYPWMEWTADKKLTVMRMNRLQKHWDFLTIATKSGKSNKGLSESDKKGWVDLHRNYNFLKNGNILWMSEQSGWHHIYIHTTAGELVQQITNGEWEVKKIVRVDEENKTVYFTANKESVYETRFYSVKFDGSNFSLLTNEKGSHSVKVLPKGDAFIDSYSSLITPTKHILKSMDGEKLQILGETDKSQFEVYDWSYPEIINFETADGTTTLDGIITYPPDYVKGNRYPVIVYGYGMPGTQIVSNRWGGVWNQYLAQQGYIVFSLDARGMSGRGEAFKNLSYGDMAKYLAMDTATGVQYLVDEGIADPNRIGAWGWSGGGYFTGLMLTKNAHLFDVGVSVAPVMDFRLYDSIYTERSMGLPQDNASGYDSTSVLSYVDRFDGKLLVIHGTGDDNVHSQNMTWLVEEFVKNAKQLDTFYYPNRPHSMAGGKARKNLYRKMINYFNDHLLGKPLIERKN; encoded by the coding sequence ATGATACGCAAAACAATAATAACCATATCTATTATCTCATGTGTTTTTGGAGAAGGTAAAAGACTCTCCTTTAATGATGTACAGGGGAAATCACCATTTAAACATGCTCGCCTTGGAATGATGGTTTGGTTTCCTAATGAAAACGCTTACCTAGCTTGGGGAAAAGATGCTCATAAAGGGGATATCGTTCAAGTCACATTTCCCGAAAAAGACACCACAGAATTTTTGGATAGTTCTGCTTTTTATATTGATGGTAAGAAACTGAAAGTAGATCGTTTTAGTTTTGATAAAACGGGAACTAAACTGTTATTTCTTTCCGATAGAGAAAAGATTTGGCGTCATTCTTATCTTGGGACTTATCATGTTTTAGATATTGATTCAAAACAAATTCACTCTGTAAGCAGTGATAATACAAACCTTAGAAATGTTAAATTTTCCCCCGATGGGAATAAGGTTGCATATGTTCGAAATGACAATAACCTTTTTGTATACAATTTAGTTAAAAAGAAAGAAAAGCAGCTTACTTCAAGTGGCTCCGATTTGATTTATAATGGCCATTTTGGTTGGGTATATGAAGAAGAATGGGGGTCCTTTGATGGTTATCGTTGGTCGCAGGACAGTCGATCAATTGCTTATTGGGAAGAAGACCAATCACAAGTGCCAGTCTTCACTATGTTTGATGAATTATCTTTATATCCAACGATGCAACAAATTCGTTATCCCAAAGCAGGTCAAACCAACCCAACTATGAAAATATTCGTGGTAGATGTTAAAAAGGGTCGACGAAAATCAATGGATATTGGTGATACAAACGACGCCTACTACCCTTGGATGGAATGGACTGCTGACAAAAAGTTGACTGTTATGCGGATGAATCGTCTCCAAAAACATTGGGATTTTCTAACAATTGCCACCAAAAGTGGGAAATCTAATAAAGGCTTGAGCGAATCTGATAAAAAAGGGTGGGTTGACCTTCATCGCAATTACAATTTTTTAAAAAATGGTAATATCCTTTGGATGTCTGAACAATCCGGATGGCACCATATTTATATTCATACGACTGCGGGTGAATTGGTACAGCAAATAACTAATGGTGAATGGGAGGTGAAAAAGATTGTTCGGGTAGATGAGGAAAATAAAACTGTATATTTTACCGCCAACAAAGAATCGGTATATGAAACGAGATTTTATTCCGTCAAATTTGATGGTAGCAATTTCAGTCTTTTAACGAATGAAAAGGGTTCTCATTCTGTTAAAGTTCTTCCAAAAGGAGATGCCTTTATTGACTCTTATTCAAGTCTTATTACGCCAACCAAACATATCCTTAAAAGTATGGATGGTGAAAAACTGCAAATTCTGGGAGAAACAGATAAATCTCAGTTTGAAGTTTACGATTGGTCTTATCCAGAGATTATCAATTTTGAAACAGCAGATGGTACAACAACATTGGATGGAATCATAACTTATCCACCTGATTATGTTAAAGGAAATCGTTATCCCGTAATTGTTTATGGTTATGGAATGCCCGGCACACAGATTGTGAGCAACCGGTGGGGTGGTGTATGGAATCAATATTTAGCACAGCAGGGATATATCGTATTTTCTTTGGATGCTCGCGGTATGAGTGGTCGCGGTGAAGCATTCAAAAATTTAAGTTATGGTGATATGGCCAAATACTTGGCAATGGATACTGCAACTGGAGTCCAATATTTGGTGGATGAAGGAATTGCTGATCCGAATCGTATTGGAGCTTGGGGTTGGTCTGGTGGCGGATATTTCACTGGATTGATGCTCACCAAGAATGCCCATTTATTTGATGTTGGTGTTTCAGTAGCGCCGGTAATGGATTTTAGATTATATGACTCAATTTATACTGAACGATCTATGGGGCTTCCTCAGGACAATGCGTCTGGATATGACTCGACGTCCGTATTGTCTTATGTTGATAGGTTTGATGGTAAGTTGCTCGTTATCCATGGGACTGGCGATGATAATGTACATTCACAAAATATGACATGGTTGGTAGAGGAATTTGTGAAGAATGCTAAACAATTGGATACATTTTATTATCCGAATCGCCCCCATAGTATGGCGGGAGGGAAAGCACGGAAAAATCTCTATCGGAAAATGATTAATTATTTTAATGACCATTTACTCGGGAAACCGTTGATTGAGCGGAAGAATTAA